The sequence below is a genomic window from Lolium perenne isolate Kyuss_39 chromosome 4, Kyuss_2.0, whole genome shotgun sequence.
atttcaggtgttgtcttggcggtggatgtattgctgttgttaggcccgagatactgtagcgggacttttgtttcttagttttctttttctttttttggctgtgtgcatccgtagtgccattagagtggtgcgttgttgcagaggctggatgtaattggtatcgttttgatattaatatattccctttatcaaaaaaaatatCCCGGGTACTTTAAAATCCGGTTCCTGCAAGAACGCGATGGTTTGCCGAATAGCCCATTCCAAAAGCCAGCCCATGCAAAAAAGCGTCTGGAGGCTACCAAACGCGCGCAGGTTTCTGCGGGCAGGCAAACCGTGGGCTGGAACGGGAGCACGTGCACACGCGCCGGCGCGCAACGGCTGAAGGAAACCAGCCGCCAACTGCACCGCCGACGCGAGTTCGGCGAGAGTGTCACAAACATACAGAGCGGAACAAAAGCCACCGCTTACGCCTCGCTCATCACATCTCTATATCTCGTGCCGTCCACATCCAAAAGCGGTGCCACACTGAATTCGCGCACCTATATTTATGGGATGGAGGCAGTGATCCCCAGGCACGAGGCCGGTCGGTCTTACTGACAGCGAGAGCGTCGCCATGGAACCAGAGAGAGCGGTGGCGAGTGGCGTGAAGCCTGGTGGCGGAGGCCTTGCCACGACGATGACGAAGGTGGTGGTGGCCGTGGACGCGAGCGAGGAGAGCCTGCACGCGCTGTCGTGGGCGCTGGACCATGTCGTCCGGCACCACCCCGGCGCGTCGCTCGTCGTCGTCCACGCCCAGCACCCCGCGGACCACTTCGTCTACCCCGTCGCCGCCCACGGTATCGACCGCTGCAACGAGCTCACACACTATTCTTTAAATTTCGATTTGCGTTCGTTGACGCGCTTGGTGCTGCGCTTGACCAGGCCTGGCCTACATTCCGCCCACCGCGATGGAAACCATGAAGAAGACGCAGGAGGAGAACTCTCGGAAGGTGGTGGCCCGCGCGCTGGAGGTGTGCGCGCAGAGGCAGGTGGTGGCCaaggcggcggtggtggagggcGACCCGAAGGAGGCCATCTGCCAGGCAGTGGAGGAGATGCACGCCGACCTGCTCGTCCTCGGCAGCCGCGGCCTCGGCATGATCAAGAGGTAGTACGCACCACTAATCACTGACCGATTACCTAATACGTTGTCATGAATCAGTTGCCTGACCTTTTTTGTGGTTCGATGCTTCGTGGCGCTGCAGGGCGTTGCTGGGCAGCGTGAGCGACTACCTCGCCCACCATGCGAGCTGCCCCGTTCTGATCGTGAAGCCCCCCAAAGCGCACGCCAAGGGAACCGGAAACTCTACCTAAAGCTGCTGTTGAATCGTCTGCCAAGCGTCGACCAGAACCAGTAGCACTGAACTTGTTCGCAACTGTGTTAAGAGTGCCCTCTATCGCCTGTGTAGGAGTACACAAGCAGTGTACAAAAAGTAGAAACTGAATAATGAACTGTTGTACTACTACTAGTACATAGGCACCAGTTCAAAAGTcgattatgaagttgttctagcgCAAGTACTCAATAAACAGTAGCACGCCTGTAGGGCTGAAAACCCATGGGTTGGAATTTGGAAAACAAGTACACTGCCTAGAGTTTGGTTCACCTAATAATACATGACAGCTAGCATACATATTTAACAAACGGTAACGTTGATAAAATCAAAGAAAACATGTACTAGTACTTaagttgtagactcatcttgccttAAAATGTGTGATGTGATGGTAACATAGCTACTACCCCTCGGTTTAACAGGCGCACACGCAACCCAAAAAATTACTTTAaccattattttggtcaataaaatatgaaatatatgttGAAAAATTATATCATTTTAAACCTTCTTTCAATGCATCGAATGGTATAAATTttgtagacatataatttatattttgttgactCAATTAATGGTCAAACTTTATCTTAAACTACGTGCGGGCATGTTAAACTGGGACGGGGGGAGTAGTTATCACTATCCTCTCTTTTCTCGATTAATGGCATGCCATATCATCAAATGCTTAGttggcatcgcaaatgaaatgtgtaTATGTCAACTAAGCATTTtgataatatgacatgtcattaaTTAAGAAAAGAGAGTATAGTGGTAACATGTTACCATCACATCACATATTTCAAGGTAAGATGACTTTAGAACTTAATAAAAATATAGCATTTTATGTTACTACACTTATGTTACTAACCACTATAAACATAGTAACATAGAATAGTAACGTGTGTATGTTTATGTCTAATGTTACTCCTTACTATTGTTGTgaaatgtggattgcctagccctttccatcagttcggacttttggttcaagtggctagtgcatgaagcttaacatggtatcagagccccaggtctcgagttcaaatcctggctttcacatggttttcgcaattaagcctaaaaattgctgttgcccccctctttagccaccgctgatgccctgtttcggtgtgctcttcttctttcacgtgttgattttctcttctcccgtcacacgcgagtgggggtgtttgatgtctacgggtcttctattcttgtagacagtgttgggcctccaagagcagaggtttgtagaacagcagcaagtttcccttaagtggatcacccaaggtttatcgaactcagggaggaagaggtcaaagatatccctctcaagcaaccctgcaatcacgatacaagaagtctcttgtgtccccaacgcacctaatacacttgtcagatgtataggtgcacaagttcggcgaagagatagtgaaatacaagtggtatgaatgaatatgagcagtagtaacggcgccagaaaagtgcttgctggcgtgcagttgatagtagtaatattgcaggaagtaaacaagcagtaaaacagtaaacaagcgatgattgcagtatttggaaacaaggcctagggattatactttcactagtggacactctcaacattgatcacataacagaataaatagataaatgctatactctacactctcttgttggatgatgaacaccactaattgtgtaggattacacgaaccctcaatgccggagttaacaagctccacaatattcgatattcatgtttaaataaccttagagtgcacgatagatcaacacaactaaaccaagtactaacatagcatgcacactgtcaccatcacactatgaaggaggcatagatcacatcaatactatcatagcaatagttaacttcataatctacaagagatcacaatcataacctacgccaagtactacacgatgcacacactgtcaccattacaccgtgcaggaggaatagactactttaataacatcactagagtagcacatagatgaatagtgatacaaaacacattgcaatcataaagggatataaataagcacttcactatgctattcataacagtgaataagtattctgtgaaatatagcctaagagacccacacggtgcacacactgtcacctttacacacgtgggacaaggagtctccggagatcacataagtaaaatccacttgactagcataatgacatctagattacaagcatcatcatatgaatctcaatcatgtaaggcagctcatgagattattgtattgaagtacataggagagagattaaccacatagctaccggtacagcccttagcctcgatggagaactactctctcctcatgggagacagcagcggtgatgaagatggcggtggtgtcgatggagaagccttccgggggcacttccccgtcccggcggcgtgccggaacagagactcctgtcccccagatcttggcttcgcgatggcggcggttctggaaggtttctcgtaccgtggctttttccgtctcgaagatttaggtcagggacctttaaataggcgaagaggcggagtcggagggctgacgaggcggtgacacaacaggggggcgcggcccaggccctggccgcgccgccctagcgtctggtggccctgtggcccccctctggttcctctcgggtgttctggaagcttcgtggaaaaataggatgctgggcattgatttcgtccgattccgagaatatttccttactaggatttctgaaaccaaaaacagtagaaaacaggaactggcacttcggcatctcgtcaataggttagttccggaaaacgcatcaaatcatcataaagtgtgaacaaaacatgtaggtaatgtcataaaacaagcatggaacataagaaattatagatacgtttgagacgtatcaagcatccccaagcttagttcctactcgccctcgagtaggtaaacgataacaatgataatttcttaagtgacatgctaccaacataatcttgatcaacattattgtaaagcatatgagatgaatgcagcgattcaaagcaatgatgaagacaatgagtaaacaactgaatcatatagcaaagacttttcatgaatagtactttcaagacaagcatcaataagacttgcataagagttaactcataaagcaatagattcttagtagaaagctttgaaacaacacaaaggatgattaagtttcagcaattgctttcaacttgtaacatgtatatctcatggagaattgtcaacataaagcaatgtaacaaatgcaataggtaaacatgtaagaatcaatgcacacagtttacacaagtgtttgcttcaaagatagagagaaatgggtaaactgactcaacataaaagtagaagaatgacccttcgcagagcgaagcattgattgctatatttgtgctagagatttggttttgaaaacaagaaacaattttgtcaacggtagtaataaagcatatgcattatgtaaattatatcctacaagttgcaagcctcatgcatagtatactaatagtgcccgcaccttgtcctaattagctcggattacctggattatcatcgcaatacatatgttttaaccaagtgtcacaaaggggtacctctatgccgcctgtacaaaggtctaaggagaaagctcgcattggatttctcgcttttgattattctcaacttagacatccataccgggacaacatagacattagataatggactcctctttaatgcataagcaattagcaacaattaatgttctcatatgagattgaggatatttgtccaaaactgaaacttccaccatgattcatggctttagttagcggcccaatgttcttctcgaacagtatgcatgctctaaccattcaactagtggtaaatcgcccttacttcagacaagacggacatgcatagcaactcacatgatattcaacaaagtgttgatggcgtccccagaaacatggttatcgcacaacaagcaacttaataagagataaagtgcataagtacatattcaataccacaatagtttttaggctatttgtcccatgagctatatattgcaaagatgaagaatagaaattttaaaggtagcactcaagcaatttactttggaatggcggagaaataccatgtagtaggtatgtatggtggacacaaatggcatggattttggctcaaggatttggatgcacgagaagaattcctctcaatacaaggctaggctagcaaggttgtttgaagcaaactcaagtataaaacggtgcagcaaaactcacatatgaacatattgtaagcattataagactttacatcgtcttccttgttgttcaaacacctttaccagaaaatatctagactctagagaaactaataatgcaaaccaaattttaacaagctctatgtagttcttcattaataggtgcaaagtacatgatgcaagagcttaaacatgatctatatgagcacaacaattgccaagtatcaagttattcaagacatcataccaattactacatgtagcatttcccgtttccaaccatataacaattaacgaagcagtttcaaccttcgccatgaaaattaaaagctaagaacacatgtgttcatatgaaccagcggagcgtgtctctctcccacacaaggatgaacttattcaaacataaacaaagacaaacagacgctccaagtaaagtacataagatgtgaccgaataaaaatatagtttcaaaagaagaaacctgataagttgtcgatgaagaaggggatgccttgggcatccccaagcttagacgcttgggtcttcttgaaatatgcagggatgaaccacgggggcatccccaagcttagacttttcactcttcttgatcatagtatatcatcctcctctcttgacccttgaaaacttcctccacaccaaactcgaaataaactcattagagggttagtgcataatcaaaaattcacatgttcagaggtaacacaatcatttttaacacttctggacatttcccaaagctactggaagtcaatggaacaaagaaatccatccaacacagcaaaagaggcaatgcgaaataaaatgcagaatctatcaaaacagaacagtccgtaaagacgaattttaaagtggcaccagacttgctcatatgaaaatgctcaaattgaatgaaagttgcgtacatatctgatgatcacgcacgtaaattggcagatttttctgagttacctacagtgagccctgcccaaattcgtgacagacagaaatctgtttctgcgcagtaatccaaatctagtatcaaccctactatcaaagactttacttggcacaacaatgcaataaaataagataagaagaggttgctacagtagtaacaactttcaagactcaaatataaaacaaaagtactgtagtaaaataaacacatgggttatctcccaagaagttctttctttatagccattaagatgggctcagtaatttcaatgatgcactcccaagaaataagagttgaagcaaaagagagcatcaagaagcaaattcaaaacacatttaagtctaacatgcttcctatgcataggaatcttgtaaataaacaagttcatgaagagcaaagtaacaagcataggaagataaaaccagtgtaacttcaaaaatttcagcatatagagaggtgttttagtaacatgaaaatttctacaaccatattttcctctctcataataattttcagaggcatcatgaacaaactcaacaatataactatcacataaagcattcttattcacatgcataaaagtatcattactctccacataagcataatcaattttattagttgtagtgggagaaaattcaacaaagtagctatcattattattctcatcatcaaatataggaggcatagtatcatcataataaaatttactctccatagtaggcggcaccaaaagaccactatcattataatcatcataaataggaggcatatcataatcaacataaactttttcctcaatacccggaggactaaagagatcattttcatcaaaaccgacctccccaagcttaaattcttccatagcattagcaacaacggtgttcaaagcgttcatactaatatcattgctactagcatgcatgcaaataaggttccataggttttttaattttcgcattaaaccattcatgtcttgactcaggaaatagtacaaaaagctcacagatgttttccattatgccttactagtgtaaaacaagaaacaaaaagatgcaattgcaggatctaaaggaaatatcttcgagcacacgcacaacggcaacagaaaagtacttagttacctgagaccggagtatgaatgccttttacctttcctccccggcaacggcgccagaaaagtgcttgatgtctacgggtcttctattcttgtagacagtgttgggcctccaagagcagaggtttgtagaacagcagcaagtttcccttaagtggatcacccaaggtttatcgaactcagggaggaagaggtcaaagatatccctctcaagcaaccctgcaatcacgatacaagaagtctcttgcgtccccaacacacctaatacacttgtcagatgtataggtgcactagttcagcgaaaagatagtgaaatacaagtggtatgaatgaatatgagcagtagtaacggcgccagaaaagtgcttgctggcgtgcagttgatagtagtaatattgcaggaagtaaacaagcagtaaaacagtaaacaagcgatgattgcagtatttggaaacaaggcctagggattatactttcactagtggacactctcaacattgatcacataacagaataaatagataaatgctatactctacactctcttgttggatgatgaacaccactaattgtgtaggattacacgaaccctcaatgccggagttaacaagctccacaatattcgatattcatgtttaaataaccttagagtgtacgatagatcaacacaactaaaccaagtactaacatagcatgcacactgtcaccatcacactatgaaggaggcatagatcacatcaatactatcatagcaatagttaacttcataatctacaagagatcacaatcataacctacgccaagtactacacgatgcacacactatcaccattacaccgtgcaggaggaataaactactttaataacatcactagagtagcacatagatgaatagtgatacaaaacacattgcaatcataaagggatataaataagcacttcactatgctattcataacagtgaataagtattctgtgaaatatagcctaagagacccacacggtgcacacactgtcacctttacacacgtgggacaaggagtctccggagatcacataagtaaaatccacttgactagcataatgacatctagattacaagcatcatcatatgaatctcaatcatgtaaggcagctcatgagattattgtattgaagtacataggagagagattaaccacatagctaccggtacagcccttagcctcgatggagaactactccctcctcatgggagacagcagcggtgatgaagatggcggtggtgtcgatggagaagccttccgggggcacttccccgtcccggcggcgtgccggaacagagactcctgtcccccagttcttggcttcgcgatggcggcggctctgaaaggtttctcgtaccgtggctttttccgtctcgaagatttaggtcagggacctttaaataggcgaagaggcggagtcggagggctgacgaggcggtgacacaacaggggggcgcggcccaggccctggccgcgccgccctaccgtctggtggccctgtggcccccctctggttcctctcgggtgttctggaagcttcgtgaaaaaataggatgctgggcattgatttcgtccgattccgagaatatttccttactaggatttctgaaaccaaaaacagcagaaaacaggaactggcacttcggcatctcgtcaatagcttagttccggaaaacgcatcaaatcatcataaagtgtgaacaaaacatgtaggtaatgtcataaaacaagcatggaacataagaaattatagatacgtttgagacgtatcagtgttgtgaagtgtatatgtggattgcctagccctttccatcagttcggacttttggttcaagtggctagtgcatgaagcttaacatggtatcagagccccaggtctcgagttcaaatcctggctttcacatggttttcgcaattaagcctaaaaattgttgttgtccccctctttagccaccgttgatgccctgtttcggtgtgctcttcttctttcacgtgttgactttctcttctcccgtcacacgcgagtgggggtgttgtgaaatgtatatgtgaattgcctagccctttctatcagttcggacttttggttcaagtggctagtgcatgaagcttaataaCTATAACTAGTCTAAACGACCGGAGGCCATGCACAAAATTATCAGGGCTAAATGGAGGTGCTGTCGTTACGGTCCCCTAGCCACATAGTCTGTCTACAGGATTGTAATTCGTGAACAGGCGGAACACGTCCCAGCCATCGAGTCAGGCGGAACACGTGTTGACGTTTTTCTTCGAAGGATCAGTGAGATTCATTGATTAGGCAATAATGTTTTTACAGTTCTTTAAAACTAAGAGCATCTTCAACCCCAAACGGCGTTTGGTTAAAGCGTTGGATCAATCTTTTGGCCGACACCGCACCTTGATACCGCGTTTGGGGCGTCTCTTTTTGGCAGCATTCTCTAAACCAGAGCCCAAACAATTTTCATTTAAAATTAACATTTTATTTATAATTTGGAAGATGCTTCGTCGCTTTTACATGAAGAAAACATTGAAACAGACGAAGAACATCTAGAAACTTTGGAAGGCATTAATATAGGGCATACAAAAACCTATACTAGAGGTCAGCCCTAGTCTTCTTCGCAGCCGTCGACGTGGTTGTCGTCATCCGAGCCACTGTGGTAGTGGATACAACAAGACTCTTTGTCatacaccttgacgctcatgtcaccGTCACCTTCGTAGAAGAAGTTCAACAAGCAGCCGACCTTGACGTCGTGGTCGCGTACGAATTTCTTCCAGCTGGTGTGGAGGTACATATTGCCTTCCCCGTCGAACAAGACTTCCACAGTccaccggcagaagttgcagcctgCTTCCCGCAGGGTCACCATGGCCGGCCGCCGGCGAGAAATTTGGTGAATGCGTTCGGGAGCTTCTTCTTGCCGAAAGGATCGTCGATGAAGACGACGAACTCAAAGTACTTGTTGCAGGGGCCGTCCTCTTCCTCAGGCTATGACAAGCGTGCAACCCGACCGCCCCTGTCCCTGCCACGGCCGCGACCGCAGCCAGTTGAACCTACCATGGAGCGTGTGTGGAGAAAGTTAGGTTGCAACGACTAGGGTTGTGGATGTGTGGGAGGGGCGATGAGCGAGCACCCTGTTTTATACGCCGGGGGCAGGCGACGGGGCGGTGGCGCACATTAACACCGTCACGCAGAACAAGGCGCGATGTCTCTCTGAGCGTCTGGGGAAACAACACTGTTACTGCGCGGAAATTAAATTGTGTTCGCCAGAGGTAGGGACAGGTGCGCGGCAACCCTGTGTGTGGCTGACGATGCTGGCCCACCACTCGTGACGTGGGTTTTCGTTCTGTCCGGCATCCCCGCAACGTCCCTTGTGAAGCTagaacgggctcggggcgccgaacACCATATTGGACGACGCCGGACCGAAAAGGGCTTTGGACGCGCGGCTGGGGGAGGTCAAACGTCCAGCGCACCCTAactccctttgggggacggtttgggaacGCGACTGGAGATACTATAACTCCGGCACAAGACGGTGAAGGGTCCCATAAAATACCGCTAGTACCCTTTTCGCTAATTGCGCCAAAGCATGCGCTAAACTATTGCTCACGCTATCCACCTAACTAATGAAAATAAATTGGTAAAGACTCAACAGCTCTTGTCCTTCAAAATATAAGCTCCAAAATATGATGATCTGTCCACCTCTCTACTCTGCAAGATTTTGACAGCACTAAAACAATCTGATTTCAGTACTGCTGCTGTTGCTTGCAACCTGATTAGGTGTTTCAAGCGCCCAAGACACACAAGAACCTCTGATTCCTCAGCGATGGAACAAGAAGGTAGGCCCTTTTGATGAGCCTAGCAACTCAAGCTGTGTGCACGAGAAATCAGTttagataatttatagtatttGTATGATAGCTAGTAATTAGTAATTTTCAGTATCCACTATATATCATGCATGCATTGTCGGTTATTGTTCAACACCTTGTCTGACCAAGAAAAACTAGTAGAAAGTCAAGCAAACGGTCCaattctatacctaataataaaggaagaAGCGTTTCCTTGGTTCGGTCCGTTGCTTTACGCTTTGGTCCATCGCAAAGTGCGCCTTCGTTCGCTTGGTTTtatatgggcgcgtgtccggataTAGCTGGAGTCCATCACGACCCGGCCGCACGCAAGGACGCAGAGCAACACATCGGGAGGTTCAACAAAGAAAGCTACGCACCGCGTTGGACATGAACTCCTAGCGCCGAACATCGTCGTATTCGACATGGAATCCTTGCTTAGCTTTTTTGGCAAACGGAAGGCAATAAATAGAACTTGAGACGCTTCACAAAAATCCTAGATCAATTGCAGGTTCTGCTGTTGGATGAGCCTGCGCAAGTTCTGCTGTTCGATGCGCCTCGCAGGCTCGCACGTGACCGGCACCGGAAACCGCCACCCCGTCCTGTCATCCTCTCGAGTAGCACGCccggccttctcctcctccggcGTGGTACTGTCCCGCAACGGGGACCCGCGATGTCCCGCGGCCAGCGGCCGACCTCACAGCGTCGTGGTGATTGACCACTTCCCCGAGCGTCCAGCCCCGATTTAGTTGGACTCCGACCCGTGCTACCGAGACATGCAAATACGATGTCGCAAGTAGCGCTCTGATGGTGGCCAGCGGCGGCTGCACCTGTGCACCACCAGCCTCGACGACCACGCGAGTTCGAACTGGCACGATCTGGGCAGATGCTTTGGAAGGTCAGAGAACCTCTTGGTTCTTGATCAACGCTGATGATGGGTTAATTAACTACAGGTGGTTGCAAACTGCAATGCAGACCAACCAGAAGCGGAGAAAACAACTGCGAGTACAGCCGGCAGCCGTGCGCCATGGACGGCACTACGGCAGCCTTCACATGCTTCTACTTTTACTTTGCTCGTCATCAAGAAGAAGTACACGTGATCAATGGTGGCTGCCAAGTCGAGATCGCCGGCGGCCGATAACAAGGCGGTGGCGGCAGTGGGCCCAAACAGCTATTCGGCGGAATCGATTAATTAGGTTTTGTGCACAAGACCAACTCTCGATGCGTCAAACAATGGCGGTACCGGCGGGAGCCGACGTGGCCGAGGCTGGCACGGACGTGCGCAAGTTCGCGGAGAGGGTAAACAGCGTGGACGTGATCCTCACTGTGCACGGCGACGGGATGAAGAACCAGATCTTCCTGCCGACGGGGCCATGCTGGTGCAGACCGTGAGTTTGTGACGCTCAACCGGCGCCGGACATGCAGATCCGGTATGTCGAGTACTACGTGGTTGAGGAGGAGACGATCGATCTAGGAATCATGCCAGCAGTCTGGATTACGTTCCGGTCATAAATTAAGCCTCCCGAATCTTTCTCCAATTTATTCATGTTACACGCGTGtggtgaggacgagcatggccggGTGCGAGGTCGCCGCCTTGCACTTTCTTCCTCCGGCGCCGCCTCTCACACCCCACAACCGGCCGCACCACGTCGAAGCTGCTCGCGTTGGTCGCCCAGCGGCGGCGGCTCTCGCCCGCATGTTAGGCCCAGCGAGCTCCCTCTCCGCCAGTAGACTGAAGCCCCCTCGCCGCCACGGTTTACGCACCGACCTCCAGGACTTGCACCTCTCCGTCGGGCGAGACATAAATTTTGTTATGAGCTATATAAAAGGTCTAGCTGAAAGTTGCACCCCTGCTCAGAATTTAAATATCTTCAGCAATGAAGAATTTGGGCCTCTGTTCCGGAGTAAAACATGTGATGGCAACGAGAAAATCGTTGAAATTTATCCTGCAAACTTCAGTTGCTAAGCTTCATCTGAAGCAACGATGGGTGGAGTATGGTATGTGCAGAAGATCTATTGCTTGACAATACGAATTGGAGTATCTACAAGGAAGAATTGTCAGCAATAGCATATTTAAATCTGCAGATGAAGTCGTCGACATGCACCACAATCTGGACCTGATGGTGAGTGTCCTTGCTTCGACTTCTTT
It includes:
- the LOC127346849 gene encoding uncharacterized protein → MEPERAVASGVKPGGGGLATTMTKVVVAVDASEESLHALSWALDHVVRHHPGASLVVVHAQHPADHFVYPVAAHGLAYIPPTAMETMKKTQEENSRKVVARALEVCAQRQVVAKAAVVEGDPKEAICQAVEEMHADLLVLGSRGLGMIKRALLGSVSDYLAHHASCPVLIVKPPKAHAKGTGNST